A region of Spodoptera frugiperda isolate SF20-4 chromosome 26, AGI-APGP_CSIRO_Sfru_2.0, whole genome shotgun sequence DNA encodes the following proteins:
- the LOC118264609 gene encoding uncharacterized protein LOC118264609: MEVTRKMLILLLVAVAQHIVDGQYYVSSYPAPPPAAPYVSPPPQCGCCSPPLNIPAPPACPVYVTLPAPPPMTVQPPPLPPMMIELPCPPPITVTPPPAPPVMVNPPPLPPMTITPPAIPPICVTPPPPPPMCVTPPCPPTMYVNPPMPPAIFLDLPLPPPIVIELPPPPPIVVQPPPLGQIMIQPPAMPPMPVQPPPLPPMMVQPPPSPPMVIELPPPAPITVQPPCPPPMCVQSPPPAPINVQPPPLPPVMVQPPLPPPMCIQPPPLEPFCVQPPPPTPICFQSSQPSCGCGCSPSPIYL, encoded by the exons ATGGAGGTGACTAGAAAAATGTTAATCCTACTGTTAGTAGCGGTTGCTCAG CATATCGTAGATGGCCAGTACTACGTATCGTCGTACCCTGCGCCACCCCCAGCCGCTCCCTACGTGTCACCACCTCCACAATGCGGTTGCTGCTCTCCTCCACTGAACATCCCCGCCCCTCCAGCCTGTCCTGTCTACGTCACACTTCCAGCCCCACCACCAATGACGGTGCAACCTCCCCCGTTGCCACCAATGATGATAGAACTCCCTTGTCCTCCACCAATCACTGTTACGCCACCACCAGCGCCCCCAGTAATGGTTAACCCCCCGCCATTGCCGCCGATGACCATCACTCCTCCTGCTATTCCTCCAATTTGCGTGACACCTCCTCCTCCCCCTCCCATGTGTGTGACGCCTCCTTGTCCTCCCACAATGTATGTGAACCCACCAATGCCACCAGCGATATTCTTAGATCTTCCTCTACCACCTCCGATCGTGATTGAGCTGCCTCCTCCTCCACCGATTGTTGTGCAGCCACCACCTCTAGGCCAGATCATGATCCAGCCACCTGCAATGCCGCCGATGCCTGTGCAACCACCACCACTACCTCCGATGATGGTTCAGCCACCCCCGTCTCCTCCGATGGTGATTGAGTTACCTCCGCCAGCGCCTATAACCGTGCAACCGCCGTGCCCACCCCCGATGTGTGTGCAGAGCCCTCCTCCCGCCCCTATCAACGTACAGCCTCCTCCCTTGCCTCCTGTAATGGTGCAGCCTCCCCTGCCTCCTCCGATGTGCATCCAGCCGCCTCCCCTGGAGCCGTTCTGTGTGCAGCCCCCTCCCCCCACTCCTATCTGCTTCCAGTCGTCCCAGCCGTCGTGCGGTTGTGGCTGCTCTCCCTCGCCCATCTACTTGTGA